Proteins encoded by one window of Arachis ipaensis cultivar K30076 chromosome B04, Araip1.1, whole genome shotgun sequence:
- the LOC107637617 gene encoding outer envelope pore protein 16-2, chloroplastic isoform X2, whose translation MNISTSSNLETRSLLDELCNFDKEGMLDLGHPLLNRIAESFLKAAGVGAVQAVSREAYFTAIEGCGAVNNGGALPPEITGAKKKKTQCFSGLKGETSCKSLEALVKNTGKESLQWGLAAGIYSGLTYGLKEARGAHDWKNSAVAGAITGATLALTLEDSSHEHIVQCAITGAAISTAANLLTGIF comes from the exons atgaacaTTAGCACAAGCAGTAACTTGGAGACGCGGTCTCTGCTTGATGAGCTCTGCAACTTCGACAAAGAGGGAATGTTGGATCTTGGCCACCCTCTTCTCAACCGCATCGCTGAGAGCTTTCTCAAAGCCGCCGGT GTAGGAGCAGTGCAAGCTGTGTCGCGTGAGGCTTATTTCACGGCCATTGAAG GTTGCGGGGCTGTTAATAATGGTGGGGCTTTACCGCCAGAAATTACAGgtgcaaagaagaagaagacgcagTGTTTTTCAGGTCTAAAAG GAGAAACCAGCTGCAAGTCCCTTGAGGCACTG GTGAAGAACACTGGAAAAGAGTCCTTACAATGGG GATTGGCTGCTGGAATATATTCAGGTCTTACATATGGCTTGAAGGAAGCTCGCGGAGCTCATGATTGG AAAAATAGTGCAGTTGCTGGAGCAATCACTGGGGCAACACTTGCACTAACACTGGAAGACTCATCTCATGAACACATTGTGCAGTGTGCTATCACTGGAGCTGCAATCTCCACTGCTGCAAATCTCCTCACTGGGATTTTCTGA
- the LOC107637617 gene encoding outer envelope pore protein 16-2, chloroplastic isoform X1 → MNISTSSNLETRSLLDELCNFDKEGMLDLGHPLLNRIAESFLKAAGVGAVQAVSREAYFTAIEGCGAVNNGGALPPEITGAKKKKTQCFSGLKGETSCKSLEALVKNTGKESLQWGLAAGIYSGLTYGLKEARGAHDWLLDASLVEHFLLCDVQSKYDMSLSFILEEKKTEGKSLEYNMSQVYIKPLPSSFSLQNQTRKHTLKFCGR, encoded by the exons atgaacaTTAGCACAAGCAGTAACTTGGAGACGCGGTCTCTGCTTGATGAGCTCTGCAACTTCGACAAAGAGGGAATGTTGGATCTTGGCCACCCTCTTCTCAACCGCATCGCTGAGAGCTTTCTCAAAGCCGCCGGT GTAGGAGCAGTGCAAGCTGTGTCGCGTGAGGCTTATTTCACGGCCATTGAAG GTTGCGGGGCTGTTAATAATGGTGGGGCTTTACCGCCAGAAATTACAGgtgcaaagaagaagaagacgcagTGTTTTTCAGGTCTAAAAG GAGAAACCAGCTGCAAGTCCCTTGAGGCACTG GTGAAGAACACTGGAAAAGAGTCCTTACAATGGG GATTGGCTGCTGGAATATATTCAGGTCTTACATATGGCTTGAAGGAAGCTCGCGGAGCTCATGATTGG CTACTTGATGCTTCTCTGGTAGAACATTTTCTCCTCTGTGATGTTCAGTCTAAATACGATATGTCTCTTAGtttcattttggaggaaaaaaagaCGGAAGGAAAGAGTTTGGAGTATAACATGAGCCAAGTTTACATCAAGCCCCTTCCTTCCTCGTTTTCCCTCCAAAACCAAACTCGCAAACATACCCTTAAGTTTTGTGGAAGATAA